The Calditerricola satsumensis nucleotide sequence TGTGCTTGCGCAATGGGCTGTGGAAGGAGCGTGGGCGCGGTGAGCACGTGGATGGCGACCGTGACCTCGTCGACCTATTTCGACATCACGGTGCGGCTCCTGCTGGCGGTGATCCTTGGCGGGCTCATCGGTCTGGAGCGGGACAAACGCGATTTGCCCGCCGGCTTTCGCACGCACATTCTCGTTTGCCTCGGTTCGGCTCTCATCATGCTCATCTCCATCTACGGCTTTGAGGACGTGATCGATCGGACCAACATCCAGGCCGATCCGGCCCGGCTGGCCGCGCAGGTGGTCAGCGGCATCGGCTTTTTGGGTGCGGGCACAATCCTCGTACACGGATTTGCCATTCGCGGGTTGACCACGGCCGCCTCGCTGTGGGTGGTCTCCGGCATCGGGCTCGCCGTCGGGGCGGGGTTTTACTTTGGCGCCGTGCTGACCACGGCCTTGGTCCTGTTCAGCCTTGTGCTCTTGAACCGCCTGGAGAGCTGGTATGTCAGCCAGCGCCGGCTGAGGCGGCTTGTGGTTCGCGTAGTGGATCAGCCGGGGCAGCTCGCCCGCATTGCCAGCCTCCTGAGCAACTACGGCGTCATCATTCGCCGCATCGAAGTGGAAGACGTCCATCGCAAGGGCGACAAGCCCAGCGTCGACATCACCCTGTCGCTTCATTTTCCGCCCGACCAGTCGCCGCTGTTTGTCGTCGAGCGCCTGCGCGATCTTGACGGCGTGCGCGATGTCTCGCTGCTGTGAGCCGGCGTCCCCCCTCTTGCCATTGGAAAGAATTGCGGGTATACTGAAAGCAGAAGGTCAAAGATAGTCAAAGTCAACCGCTCGTCGTCAAACCTTCAACCTTTGGCTTCTCACCTTCTGGAAACGGTGGTGGGAGGATCGAGCCGTGCGCTGCATAGCCGACATCATCGAGCAGTACCTGAAGGAGCTTCTCAACGAAAGTCCCCTGGGAATGGTCGAGATTCAACGCAGCGAGCTGGCCAGCCGCTTTCGCTGCGTTCCGTCGCAGATCAATTACGTGATCAACACGCGCTTTACCCTCGAAAAGGGGTACCTGGTGGAATCGAAACGCGGAGGTGGCGGTTTTATCCGCATCCGCAAGGTCCAGGGCAATGAGAACCAGGCCCTGTTTCGGGCCATACTAGAACGGATCGGAGATTGCGTTTCGCAGTCGGCAAGCGACGCCATCTTGCAGCACTTGCATGAGGAAGGGTGGCTGGAGGAGCGGGAGCTGCGCCTCTTGAAAACGGTCCTCTCCCGCAACGTGCTGCCGCTGCCCATTCCCCTGCGCGACCAGGTGCGCGCGGCGATGCTCCGCGCGGTGGTGGCAGAGGTATTGAGCGACGGATGGAGGAGGAATGCGCCATGATGTGCCAAGAGTGCGGGCAGCGCCCCGCGACGCTCCATTTTACGAAGATCGTCAACGGCGACAAGACGGAGTTTCACCTGTGCGAGCGATGTGCACGGGAAAAGGGCGAGCTGATCCCGGGCATGAGCAACACCTTCTCCATTCACAACCTGCTTTCGGGGCTGATGAACTTTGACGTGCCCACCCATACCGGCCACCCGGCGCAGGCGTTGCGCTGCAACGTCTGCGGACTGACCTATACGCAGTTTTCCAAGACCGGCCGCTTCGGCTGCCCGGCCTGCTACGAAGCCTTCGATGCGCACCTTGAACCGCTCTTTCGCCGGCTGCACGGGGCGACGGCCCATACGGGCAAGGTGCCGGCGCGGGCCGGCGGCGTCATGCGCCTTGCCCGCGAGCTGGAGCGGCTCAAAGCGGAGCTGAAGCAGGCCGTGGCCCGCGAAGAGTTCGAGCGGGCCGCCCAGCTGCGCGACCGCATCCGTCAGCTGGAAGCGCAGATCGATCACGCGTAACGGCCGTCGCAAGGGGGGAAGGACGTGTCCATCCAGAAGTTTGTCACCCGCGCGCTCAGCGAGTGGATGAATGGCAGCGGCCCCGATGCCGACATCGTGGTGTCGAGCCGCGTCCGCCTGGCGCGCAACCTGCGCGATTTGCCCTTTCCGTACCTGGCCACCAACAGCCAGCTGGAGGCGGTTTTGGAGCGCGTCCGGAGGGCCTTGGGCCAGGAGGCGCTGGCCCCGTACCGCTTCACGTGGATCCCGATGGACGAGCTGGACGAGATCGACAAGCGGGTGCTTGTGGAGAAGCACCTCATCAGCCCGCTGCTGGCGGAAGAGGCGCGCAAGGGTGCCGTGGCCATCAGCGAGGACGAGCGCATCAGCATCATGGTGAACGAGGAGGACCACCTGCGCATTCAGGTCCTCTTTCCCGGCTTGCAGCTGGCCGAGGCGTGGCAGCTGGCCAGCCGGATCGATGACGCCCTCGAGGCGGCCTTGAACTACGCCTTCCACGAGCGCCGCGGGTACCTGACGGCCTGTCCGACCAACGTGGGAACGGGCATTCGCGCGTCGGTGATGGTCCACCTGCCGGCGCTGGTGATGACGCAGCAGGTGGGGCGCATCCTGACGGCCATTCACCAGGTGGGCCTCGTCGTGCGGGGGCTGTACGGCGAGGGGAGTGAGGCCCTCGGCAACCTGTTTCAGATCTCCAACCAGATCACCTTGGGCCGCTCCGAGGAGGACATCTTGGAAAACCTCCACGGCGTGGTCAAGCAGGTCATCGAGCACGAGCGCACCGCGCGGCGCTCGCTCCTCGAGACCAACCGCCTGAAGCTGGAAGACCGCCTGAGCCGTTCCTTCGGCATTCTGTCCCACGCGCGGATCATCGAGTCCAAGGAGGCCATCCAGCGCCTGTCGGATGTGCGCCTTGGTGTCGATTTGGGCTTGTTCCGCGGCGTGACGCCGGCGACCCTCAACGAGCTCACCGTCATGACCCAGCCGGGCTTTTTGCAGCGCTGGGCGGGGCAGGCGCTGACGCCCGAGCAGCGCGACGAGCGGCGGGCGCGCCTGATTCGCGAACGTTTGAACCGCGCCGCTGGCGGCGAATCCTAAGGAGGGGTGATGGACCATGATGTTTGGCCGTTTCACGGAACGCGCGCAAAAGGTGCTGGCGTTGGCCCAGGAGGAAGCGATTCGCCTGGGGCATTCCTCGATCGGCACCGAGCACATCCTGCTCGGCCTCGTCCGCGAGGGGGAAGGCATTGCCGCCAAGGCCTTGCTCGGTCTGGGCCTCGACCTCGAGAAGATCCGCGACGAAGTGGAGTCCCTCATCGGCAAGGGGACGGAACAGCCGACCCACCTCAACTACACGCCGCGTGCGAAAAAGGTGATCGAGCTGTCGATGGACGAGGCGCGCAAGCTGGGCCACACCTACGTCGGCACGGAACACATCCTCCTCGGCCTGATCCGCGAAGGGGAGGGCATTGCCGCCCGCGTCCTCAACAACCTCGGCGTCAGCCTGAACAAGGCCCGCCAGCAGGTTTTGCAGCTGTTGGGCTCGAGCGAGGCGGTTTCCTCGCACCCGCACGGCGGGGGGGGCCATGTGAGCACGCCGACGCTGGACAGCCTGGCCCGCGACTTGACGGCCATTGCCCGGGAAGGAGGCCTTGACCCGGTCATCGGCCGCGAGAAGGAGATCGAGCGCGTCATCCAGGTGCTCAGCCGGCGGACGAAGAACAACCCCGTGCTGATCGGCGAGCCGGGCGTCGGGAAGACGGCCATCGCCGAGGGGCTGGCCCAGCGCATCGTCAACAACGAGGTGCCGGAAACCCTGCGCGACAAGCGGGTCATGTCCCTCGACATGGGCACGGTGGTGGCCGGCACGAAGTACCGCGGTGAGTTTGAGGACCGCCTGAAGAAGATCATGGACGAGATCCGCCAGGCGGGGAACATCATCCTGTTCATCGACGAGCTGCACACGCTCATCGGCGCCGGCGGGGCCGAAGGGGCCATCGACGCCTCCAACATCCTCAAGCCGGCCCTCGCCCGCGGCGAACTGCAGTGCATCGGCGCCACCACCCTCGACGAGTACCGCAAGTACATTGAAAAGGATCCGGCCCTCGAGCGCCGCTTCCAGCCGATCATGGTCGACGAGCCGACGCCGGAGGAGACGGTCAAGATCCTCGAAGGGCTGCGCGACCGCTACGAGGCCCATCACCGGGTGAAGATCACCGACGAGGCCATCGAGGCGGCAGTCAAGCTGTCCGACCGCTACATCACCGACCGCTTCCTGCCCGACAAGGCCATCGACCTCATCGACGAGGCGGCGTCCAAGGTGCGCCTGGCCTCCTACACCGTGCCGCCGAACCTGAAGGAGCTGGAGCAGAAGCTGGAGGAGATTCGCAAGGAGAAGGAAGCGGCGGTGCAGAGCCAGGAGTTTGAGAAGGCGGCCGCCCTGCGCGACAAGGAGCAGAAGGTGCGCGAGGAGCTGGAGCGGCTGCGCCGGGAGTGGAAGGAGAAGCAGGGCCAGACCGATTCCGAGGTGACGGCCGAGGACATCGCCGAGATCGTCTCCAACTGGACGGGCATCCCGGTGAGCAAGCTGGCCGAAGAGGAGACGGAGCGCCTCTTGAAGCTGGAGGAGATCCTCCACAAGCGCGTCATCGGCCAGGACGAGGCGGTCAAGGCCGTGGCCCGGGCCATCCGCCGCGCCCGCGCCGGCCTGAAGGATCCCAAGCGGCCCATCGGCTCCTTCATCTTCCTCGGTCCGACGGGCGTCGGCAAGACGGAGCTGGCCCGCGCCTTGGCGGAGGCCCTCTTCGGCGACGAGAACGCCATGATCCGCATCGACATGTCGGAGTACATGGAGAAGCACTCCACCTCCCGCCTCATCGGCGCGCCGCCCGGGTATGTCGGCTACGAAGAGGGCGGCCAGCTGACGGAGAAGGTGCGCCGCAAGCCCTATTCCGTTGTGCTCCTCGACGAGATCGAGAAGGCGCATCCGGAGGTGTTCAACATCCTCCTGCAGGTGCTCGAGGACGGGCGGCTGACCGACGGCAAGGGGCGGACGGTCGACTTCCGCAACACGGTGATCATCATGACCTCCAACGTCGGCGCCGACCTGATCAAGAAGGGCGGCGGCCTCGGCTTCACCGTCCCCGCCGATGCCGACCAGCGCGAGTTTGAGGGCATGAAGGAGAAGGTGATGAACGAGCTGAAGCGCACCTTCCGCCCCGAATTCCTCAACCGCATCGACGAGGTGATCGTCTTCCATCCGCTCAAGGAGGAGCACATCGTCCAGATCGTCTCGCTGATGGCCGAGCAGCTGCGCAAACGCCTGCTCGAGCAGGGGATCGACTTCGTGCTCACCGACAAGGCCAAGCAGAAGATTGCCAAGGAAGGCTTCGACCCGCAGTACGGGGCGCGGCCGCTGCGGCGGGCCATCCAGCGCCACATCGAGGATCGCTTGTCCGAGGAGCTGCTCCTCGGCCACATCCAGCGCGGCGACAAGGTGGAGATCGACGTCGACGACCAGGGCGCCTTCGTCGTGCGCAAGGTGGAGCCCGTCGCGTCGTGAACCGGTGAAAACCGGTGATCCGCCTCCTTCTGGAGAAGGAGGCGTTTTTTGCGCGCCTTTGCTATACTGAAAGAGCATCCATGCCCCTGTGGCCGAGGCGGAGAGGAGCGGGAGGGACGTGGCCAAGCATAGATCCCGGTTTGTCTGCCAAAAATGTGGATACGAATCGGCAAAGTGGATGGGCCGCTGTCCGGGGTGCGGGCAGT carries:
- a CDS encoding protein arginine kinase, which gives rise to MNGSGPDADIVVSSRVRLARNLRDLPFPYLATNSQLEAVLERVRRALGQEALAPYRFTWIPMDELDEIDKRVLVEKHLISPLLAEEARKGAVAISEDERISIMVNEEDHLRIQVLFPGLQLAEAWQLASRIDDALEAALNYAFHERRGYLTACPTNVGTGIRASVMVHLPALVMTQQVGRILTAIHQVGLVVRGLYGEGSEALGNLFQISNQITLGRSEEDILENLHGVVKQVIEHERTARRSLLETNRLKLEDRLSRSFGILSHARIIESKEAIQRLSDVRLGVDLGLFRGVTPATLNELTVMTQPGFLQRWAGQALTPEQRDERRARLIRERLNRAAGGES
- a CDS encoding CtsR family transcriptional regulator produces the protein MRCIADIIEQYLKELLNESPLGMVEIQRSELASRFRCVPSQINYVINTRFTLEKGYLVESKRGGGGFIRIRKVQGNENQALFRAILERIGDCVSQSASDAILQHLHEEGWLEERELRLLKTVLSRNVLPLPIPLRDQVRAAMLRAVVAEVLSDGWRRNAP
- a CDS encoding UvrB/UvrC motif-containing protein: MMCQECGQRPATLHFTKIVNGDKTEFHLCERCAREKGELIPGMSNTFSIHNLLSGLMNFDVPTHTGHPAQALRCNVCGLTYTQFSKTGRFGCPACYEAFDAHLEPLFRRLHGATAHTGKVPARAGGVMRLARELERLKAELKQAVAREEFERAAQLRDRIRQLEAQIDHA
- a CDS encoding ATP-dependent Clp protease ATP-binding subunit, whose translation is MMFGRFTERAQKVLALAQEEAIRLGHSSIGTEHILLGLVREGEGIAAKALLGLGLDLEKIRDEVESLIGKGTEQPTHLNYTPRAKKVIELSMDEARKLGHTYVGTEHILLGLIREGEGIAARVLNNLGVSLNKARQQVLQLLGSSEAVSSHPHGGGGHVSTPTLDSLARDLTAIAREGGLDPVIGREKEIERVIQVLSRRTKNNPVLIGEPGVGKTAIAEGLAQRIVNNEVPETLRDKRVMSLDMGTVVAGTKYRGEFEDRLKKIMDEIRQAGNIILFIDELHTLIGAGGAEGAIDASNILKPALARGELQCIGATTLDEYRKYIEKDPALERRFQPIMVDEPTPEETVKILEGLRDRYEAHHRVKITDEAIEAAVKLSDRYITDRFLPDKAIDLIDEAASKVRLASYTVPPNLKELEQKLEEIRKEKEAAVQSQEFEKAAALRDKEQKVREELERLRREWKEKQGQTDSEVTAEDIAEIVSNWTGIPVSKLAEEETERLLKLEEILHKRVIGQDEAVKAVARAIRRARAGLKDPKRPIGSFIFLGPTGVGKTELARALAEALFGDENAMIRIDMSEYMEKHSTSRLIGAPPGYVGYEEGGQLTEKVRRKPYSVVLLDEIEKAHPEVFNILLQVLEDGRLTDGKGRTVDFRNTVIIMTSNVGADLIKKGGGLGFTVPADADQREFEGMKEKVMNELKRTFRPEFLNRIDEVIVFHPLKEEHIVQIVSLMAEQLRKRLLEQGIDFVLTDKAKQKIAKEGFDPQYGARPLRRAIQRHIEDRLSEELLLGHIQRGDKVEIDVDDQGAFVVRKVEPVAS
- a CDS encoding MgtC/SapB family protein, with the protein product MSTWMATVTSSTYFDITVRLLLAVILGGLIGLERDKRDLPAGFRTHILVCLGSALIMLISIYGFEDVIDRTNIQADPARLAAQVVSGIGFLGAGTILVHGFAIRGLTTAASLWVVSGIGLAVGAGFYFGAVLTTALVLFSLVLLNRLESWYVSQRRLRRLVVRVVDQPGQLARIASLLSNYGVIIRRIEVEDVHRKGDKPSVDITLSLHFPPDQSPLFVVERLRDLDGVRDVSLL